One Gloeobacter morelensis MG652769 DNA window includes the following coding sequences:
- a CDS encoding glycogen/starch/alpha-glucan phosphorylase — protein sequence MQPPPTQTPPDMPLEEPSAAPSAEALRQAIVDNLRYVLGKDPSQAGAQDFLAALAHTVREPLLHRWRNTRQTYFDCGARVVCYLASQYRPGPQLVANLVSAGLYARSVEALAGLGVHLEDLLALEREPQLGRREGSRQAASLAEALATQQMPAIGYGLRYEFGSEQVIRDGWPFERSVPWRCSGDPWEIPRPEYRVEVPLGGRTEAYIDGENRYRVRWLPECTVTGEPYDRLVPGYRTHTVNTLRLWSARASEQFDSPVADSEAYARAIEAKLDCELITRVPYPVGDSPHQQRLRLQQQYLLACCSVHDMVRLFAQTGRPIGELPERAAIHIDDSHPPIAIAEWMRILLDRHDLGWEAAWEMTGRMFSATAHTWAAVETLECWPVALLERWLPRHLEILREIDRRFRLQLQAQLLGEAQIARLALFEGDRVRLAHLACIACHTVVGTSESATGRLVHSVLADFYRLWPQKFQTIGAGVSTRRWLVLANPPLARLIGERIGPDWLTHPEGLDALRRHAADPDFQQSWRQIKQAHKRSLAAQLLAAGGVALSPQALFDIRLEPFEGCRRQLLSALYIVTLFNRLQAEPGVDIVPRAFIFSGWPRPGDPIGGLTIKLIHAVGAVVNADPVVAGRLRVVFVPEPTVVLTQKIFAAADLAEQDALPGFQAGDTSSLCAALNGALLLGSPDGINLEIERIVGRERFFEFGLSTGEGQALKLTEYHPMAFYHSNPLLRQVVDQIATGYFSHGDSEQFKPIVAALVEDDEALNLVDYQSYIDGQGSVDAAYRDPALWTQLSIESVSRLGAVSSDRTAREYCNRIWRLQPVTVHLDAYTQQVIALKGREHL from the coding sequence ATGCAACCGCCTCCTACCCAAACACCGCCGGACATGCCGCTGGAGGAGCCGAGTGCCGCCCCCAGCGCCGAGGCTTTGCGCCAGGCCATCGTCGATAACCTCCGCTATGTTCTGGGCAAAGATCCCTCCCAGGCCGGCGCCCAGGATTTTTTGGCCGCCCTCGCCCATACCGTGCGCGAGCCGCTGTTGCATCGCTGGCGCAATACCCGCCAGACTTATTTCGATTGCGGAGCGCGGGTGGTATGTTATTTGGCCTCGCAATACCGCCCGGGACCGCAACTGGTAGCCAATTTGGTGAGCGCAGGTCTCTACGCGCGCTCCGTTGAAGCGCTCGCCGGGCTCGGTGTGCATCTGGAGGATCTGCTGGCGCTGGAGCGCGAGCCGCAGCTGGGGCGGCGGGAGGGTTCGCGGCAGGCAGCGAGCCTTGCCGAGGCGCTCGCCACCCAGCAAATGCCCGCGATTGGCTACGGCCTGCGCTACGAATTCGGCTCAGAGCAGGTGATCCGCGATGGCTGGCCCTTCGAGCGCTCCGTCCCCTGGCGCTGCTCAGGCGACCCCTGGGAGATCCCCCGGCCTGAGTACCGGGTGGAAGTTCCCCTGGGTGGGCGGACCGAGGCCTATATCGACGGCGAGAACCGCTACCGGGTGCGCTGGCTGCCCGAATGCACGGTGACGGGCGAACCTTACGACCGGCTGGTACCCGGCTACCGCACCCACACCGTCAACACCTTGCGCCTCTGGAGCGCCCGGGCCAGCGAGCAGTTCGATTCGCCGGTGGCCGATTCGGAAGCGTACGCCCGCGCCATCGAAGCAAAACTCGACTGCGAGCTGATCACCCGGGTACCCTACCCGGTGGGAGACAGTCCCCACCAGCAGCGGCTACGCCTGCAACAGCAGTACCTGCTCGCCTGCTGCTCTGTACACGACATGGTGCGGCTTTTTGCCCAGACGGGCCGACCGATCGGCGAGCTGCCCGAGCGCGCGGCCATCCACATCGACGACTCCCACCCGCCCATCGCCATTGCCGAATGGATGCGGATCCTGCTCGATCGCCACGACCTGGGGTGGGAAGCAGCCTGGGAGATGACCGGCCGGATGTTCTCGGCCACCGCCCATACTTGGGCGGCGGTGGAGACGCTTGAGTGTTGGCCGGTGGCGCTGCTGGAGCGCTGGTTGCCCCGGCACCTGGAGATTTTGCGCGAGATCGACCGCCGATTTCGCCTGCAGTTGCAAGCACAGCTGCTGGGCGAAGCACAGATTGCCCGCCTGGCGCTTTTTGAAGGCGATCGGGTGCGTCTGGCCCACCTGGCCTGCATAGCCTGCCACACGGTCGTCGGCACCTCCGAGAGCGCCACCGGGCGGCTGGTGCACAGCGTACTTGCCGATTTTTACCGGCTCTGGCCGCAAAAATTCCAGACCATCGGCGCGGGCGTCTCGACCCGGCGCTGGTTGGTGCTGGCCAATCCGCCCCTCGCCCGGCTCATCGGCGAGCGGATCGGCCCCGACTGGCTGACGCACCCTGAGGGGCTCGACGCCCTGCGCCGGCACGCCGCCGACCCGGACTTTCAACAGAGCTGGCGACAAATCAAGCAGGCCCACAAGCGCTCCCTTGCCGCTCAACTGCTCGCCGCCGGCGGTGTCGCCCTCTCCCCGCAGGCCCTTTTCGACATTCGGCTCGAACCGTTCGAGGGGTGTCGCCGACAGTTGCTCAGCGCGCTGTACATCGTTACCCTTTTCAATCGCCTCCAGGCCGAACCTGGGGTCGATATCGTCCCGCGCGCGTTCATCTTTTCAGGATGGCCCCGGCCCGGCGATCCGATCGGCGGCCTGACCATCAAACTCATCCACGCCGTCGGCGCGGTCGTCAACGCCGATCCGGTCGTCGCCGGGCGACTGCGGGTGGTCTTCGTGCCCGAACCGACCGTCGTCCTGACCCAAAAAATCTTCGCCGCGGCGGATCTAGCCGAGCAGGACGCCCTGCCGGGCTTTCAGGCCGGCGACACCAGCAGCCTGTGCGCAGCCCTCAACGGCGCCCTGCTGTTGGGCAGCCCCGATGGGATCAACCTCGAAATCGAACGAATTGTCGGCCGCGAGCGCTTCTTCGAGTTCGGTCTGAGTACCGGCGAGGGTCAAGCGCTCAAACTCACCGAGTATCACCCGATGGCTTTCTACCACAGCAACCCGCTCCTGCGGCAGGTAGTCGATCAGATTGCCACCGGCTACTTCAGCCACGGCGACAGCGAACAGTTCAAACCGATTGTCGCAGCCCTGGTAGAGGATGACGAAGCGCTGAATCTGGTCGATTACCAGTCCTATATCGACGGTCAAGGGAGCGTCGATGCCGCCTACCGCGACCCGGCTCTGTGGACACAACTCTCCATCGAGAGCGTCAGCCGCCTCGGAGCCGTCTCCAGTGACCGGACGGCGCGGGAGTACTGCAACCGCATCTGGCGGCTGCAACCGGTCACAGTCCACCTCGATGCCTACACTCAGCAGGTGATCGCCCTCAAGGGGCGCGAGCACCTCTAA
- a CDS encoding P-II family nitrogen regulator, with protein sequence MNKIEAIIQPSRLDAVEQALVAIGVQGMTVSRVEGFGRQRGHSVIFRGFGSAAQFLAKLKLEIVVPDELTETVVERIVQAARTGSIGDGKIFVLPVTQAVRVRTGECGLEAVRFESPAVLIH encoded by the coding sequence ATGAACAAAATCGAAGCGATCATCCAACCTTCCAGGCTCGATGCCGTCGAGCAGGCCCTGGTGGCCATCGGTGTGCAGGGCATGACCGTCAGCCGGGTCGAAGGCTTCGGCCGGCAGCGCGGCCATTCGGTGATCTTTCGGGGATTCGGGAGCGCCGCGCAGTTTCTTGCCAAGCTCAAACTCGAAATCGTCGTACCTGATGAATTGACCGAAACAGTTGTCGAGCGGATCGTACAGGCGGCGCGCACCGGCAGCATCGGCGACGGCAAAATCTTTGTGCTGCCTGTCACCCAGGCGGTGCGGGTGCGCACCGGCGAGTGCGGCCTGGAGGCGGTCCGCTTCGAGAGTCCGGCTGTCCTGATTCACTGA
- a CDS encoding antitoxin — MRTTLDLEEDVLLAAKEIARQRGVSLGKVFSDLARQALSGSSDVSIRNGVPLFPVHDQSGIATLELINRLRDEVP; from the coding sequence ATGCGGACGACCCTCGATCTTGAAGAAGATGTGCTGCTTGCAGCCAAGGAAATTGCTCGGCAGCGGGGAGTTTCCCTTGGGAAAGTTTTTTCGGATCTGGCACGGCAGGCATTGTCGGGTTCCTCGGATGTATCGATCCGTAATGGTGTACCGCTCTTTCCCGTGCACGATCAATCCGGCATTGCCACGCTGGAACTGATCAACCGGCTGCGCGACGAAGTGCCTTGA
- a CDS encoding phytoene desaturase family protein — protein sequence MENFDFVVLGAGLGGLSAAACLTRQGHRVAVLEQHYLPGGCCHTFDYGDYRFCADVHYISQCAPEQTIGQFLRHIDRQIEFNSLDPECIDRVVTPEADFAIPLGWERLRERLIATFPEETVAIRRYCDAISGLHEEMRALLREVNWFDQKWSDWLKLPKYWNLFARRHWTLQDLYDEVGLSPKLQAILAGQSGDYALPPAEIALYTHTSLVRDYAEGAYYPRHHFKHFVDTIASAIVEGGGAVHYRTPVEQIHIKDHRVDGVVAAGKLYRAGVYISDLDPKLTVGLMDDPTALSERERQRLTGYEYSASAFNVYLGLDKTFDPSRYGIGNWNVWYYPDGDLNGAYRRQLTDDLERPWIFLSCPTLKSNEPGMAPAGNHVLEIATVCAYAPFQQLRETKPEAYKARKREVYRQVMESTRDLIPDIDKYVRMKIFGTPTTSEFYLGQPEGNIYGAKLIPSQVGLHRLGYRTELPNLFLVGASAGYPSVPGVIGNGMDVAQLLTGHPIRSRPGSARPLVRS from the coding sequence ATGGAGAATTTTGATTTTGTCGTACTCGGAGCAGGACTGGGAGGACTCTCGGCGGCAGCCTGCCTTACCCGTCAGGGACACCGCGTCGCCGTCCTCGAACAGCACTATCTGCCTGGCGGCTGCTGTCATACGTTTGACTACGGAGATTACCGCTTTTGTGCCGATGTGCACTATATCTCCCAGTGCGCCCCAGAGCAGACCATCGGTCAGTTTCTGCGCCACATCGACCGGCAAATCGAATTTAATTCCCTCGATCCCGAGTGCATCGACCGGGTGGTGACGCCGGAGGCCGACTTTGCCATTCCCCTCGGTTGGGAGCGATTGCGCGAGCGGCTCATCGCGACTTTCCCCGAGGAGACCGTCGCCATCCGTCGCTACTGCGATGCGATCAGCGGGTTGCACGAGGAGATGCGCGCACTGCTACGCGAAGTCAACTGGTTCGATCAAAAATGGTCCGACTGGTTAAAGTTGCCCAAATACTGGAATTTATTCGCCAGACGCCACTGGACGCTGCAGGATCTTTACGACGAAGTGGGTCTCTCGCCAAAGTTGCAGGCGATCCTGGCGGGCCAGAGCGGCGATTACGCCCTGCCGCCTGCGGAGATTGCCCTTTATACCCATACCTCACTGGTGCGCGACTACGCCGAAGGCGCCTATTACCCCCGACACCACTTCAAGCACTTCGTCGATACGATCGCATCGGCGATTGTCGAGGGCGGCGGGGCGGTGCATTACCGAACACCCGTCGAGCAGATCCACATCAAAGATCACCGCGTGGACGGGGTGGTGGCCGCCGGGAAGCTCTACCGGGCCGGCGTCTACATCAGCGATCTCGATCCGAAGCTCACGGTGGGGTTGATGGACGATCCCACCGCCCTGAGCGAGCGGGAGCGGCAGCGGCTGACCGGCTACGAGTACTCGGCGAGTGCTTTCAATGTCTATCTGGGTCTGGATAAAACCTTCGATCCAAGCCGCTACGGCATCGGCAACTGGAACGTCTGGTACTACCCGGACGGGGATCTCAACGGCGCCTACCGCCGCCAACTCACAGACGACCTTGAGCGGCCCTGGATCTTCCTGTCCTGTCCGACGCTCAAATCGAACGAACCGGGCATGGCCCCGGCGGGCAACCATGTGCTGGAAATTGCTACCGTCTGCGCCTACGCACCATTTCAGCAACTGCGCGAGACTAAGCCCGAGGCGTACAAAGCGCGCAAGCGCGAGGTCTATCGGCAGGTGATGGAAAGCACCCGCGACTTGATACCCGACATCGACAAATACGTGCGGATGAAAATTTTCGGCACGCCCACCACCAGCGAGTTCTATCTCGGCCAACCCGAGGGCAACATCTACGGCGCCAAGCTCATCCCCAGCCAGGTGGGCCTGCACCGCCTGGGTTACCGCACGGAGTTGCCGAATTTGTTTCTAGTCGGAGCCAGCGCCGGCTACCCGAGCGTGCCGGGGGTGATCGGCAACGGCATGGACGTAGCACAACTGCTCACCGGCCACCCTATCCGAAGCCGACCGGGCTCCGCCCGGCCGCTGGTGCGTAGTTAG
- a CDS encoding AAA family ATPase yields the protein MLSTQYQATRHPSESASLPAFLAAMARPEFYPHPVETVTIVQTHISYVVLAGVYAYKFKKSVHLGFIDYATLEQRRRYCYEELRLNRRFAPGLYLDVVAIVAVEGGGYRLAEAEAVGALEYCVRMRRFEEEQLWSRLVPRDALNPGAIEQLAGRLAHFHAGAAIRKPPLAWIREAIEGTFSQALPYAARLGLELPFAEIRRFNEAFLATQAPLLAERRERGRVRECHGDLHLGNIVQMNGEPLMFDGIEFSDRLRTTDVMAEVAFLVMDLEAHGRFDHANRLLNSYLAASGDWEGVAVLPLYLCYRACVRGWVHARRSDQPDLDPAEQQEALAVARGYFELAWRYTRPAPPRLWMMHGLSGSGKSTVARDLSLVQGAIHLPSDAVRKHLAGLAPAEHAPAPAGGGLYSRQMSERTYTRLVQLAEICLKAGFAVVLDARYPRRQQRRQVRALADRLGAPLTLLVCLCPWPLLKQRLEGRTADLSDATPALLDWQLAETEPPAGDELGYTRYLDTTGPGRALASL from the coding sequence ATGCTCTCTACTCAGTATCAGGCGACCCGCCATCCGAGCGAGAGCGCGTCGCTCCCGGCGTTTCTCGCGGCGATGGCCCGGCCGGAATTTTATCCCCATCCTGTGGAGACGGTCACAATCGTCCAGACCCACATTTCCTATGTCGTGCTGGCGGGGGTGTACGCCTATAAGTTCAAAAAATCGGTGCACCTCGGCTTTATCGACTACGCCACCCTCGAGCAGCGCCGTCGCTACTGCTATGAAGAACTACGCCTCAACCGCCGCTTCGCTCCGGGGCTCTATCTCGATGTGGTCGCGATCGTCGCGGTGGAGGGGGGAGGCTACCGGCTGGCTGAAGCCGAGGCGGTGGGTGCGCTTGAATATTGCGTGCGGATGCGCCGCTTCGAGGAAGAGCAGCTGTGGAGTCGCCTGGTGCCTCGGGACGCCCTGAATCCGGGTGCAATCGAGCAACTGGCCGGACGCCTCGCGCACTTCCACGCCGGGGCAGCCATCCGGAAGCCTCCCCTCGCATGGATCCGCGAGGCGATCGAAGGCACATTTTCCCAGGCGCTGCCCTATGCGGCCCGCCTGGGTCTGGAACTGCCCTTCGCTGAGATCCGCCGCTTCAACGAAGCGTTTCTGGCCACCCAGGCCCCCTTGCTCGCCGAGCGCCGCGAGCGGGGCCGCGTGCGCGAGTGCCATGGAGATCTGCACCTGGGCAACATCGTGCAAATGAATGGCGAGCCGCTGATGTTCGACGGTATTGAATTTAGCGACCGCCTGCGCACCACCGATGTGATGGCCGAGGTTGCCTTTCTGGTCATGGACCTCGAGGCCCACGGCCGATTTGACCACGCCAACCGGCTACTGAACAGCTACCTCGCAGCGAGCGGCGACTGGGAGGGAGTGGCTGTGCTGCCGCTGTATCTTTGCTACCGCGCTTGCGTGCGCGGCTGGGTGCACGCCCGGCGCTCAGACCAACCGGATCTCGACCCTGCAGAGCAACAAGAAGCCCTGGCTGTGGCGCGCGGTTATTTCGAGCTGGCCTGGCGCTATACCCGGCCCGCGCCGCCGCGGCTCTGGATGATGCATGGGCTTTCCGGTTCGGGCAAAAGCACTGTCGCGCGCGATCTGAGCCTGGTGCAAGGGGCCATCCACCTGCCTTCAGATGCGGTGCGCAAGCACCTGGCCGGCCTCGCCCCGGCCGAACACGCCCCGGCTCCGGCTGGAGGCGGGCTCTACAGCCGGCAGATGAGCGAGCGCACCTACACCCGGCTTGTGCAGCTGGCGGAAATTTGCCTGAAGGCCGGTTTTGCTGTGGTTCTCGATGCGCGCTATCCCCGGCGCCAGCAGCGCCGTCAGGTGCGCGCCCTGGCGGATCGGCTAGGGGCCCCGCTCACCTTGCTGGTCTGCCTGTGCCCCTGGCCGCTGCTCAAGCAGCGCCTCGAGGGCCGCACCGCCGATCTCAGCGATGCCACCCCGGCGCTGCTCGACTGGCAGTTGGCCGAGACCGAACCGCCCGCAGGTGATGAGCTTGGCTACACCCGCTATCTCGATACCACCGGGCCGGGCCGGGCCCTGGCGTCACTTTGA
- a CDS encoding prohibitin family protein: protein MTTVEDKQLPLRLFAGGLLVAGIVAVFLLLFHPFLYVTEPGNATVMFNTFTGIEKGRIERPGATFVVPGVDGPITYNVRTRVFQFTNSTPVPNQAGSAITINTADGQAFSTDVFVALRPNQAVLDQLHANVGTRYMENIVVPTVRSKVRDVAANYTSGDFYNKTRRAEMEQKMTALIGRDMPQGVLENKKAPLILIEDVYLGTAEFPEALKASLEQKQVASITAQTAAVKAQIQQKETTRKLILADANRKAIELQGQAAARNAKLADLLFYEKLKERIDIAREKGADIPVKVIRVEGAEKSTVFLNVDPQRAAATATP, encoded by the coding sequence GTGACCACGGTAGAAGACAAGCAACTTCCCCTTCGCCTGTTCGCGGGCGGCCTGCTCGTGGCGGGCATTGTCGCTGTATTTTTGTTGTTGTTTCATCCGTTTTTGTACGTCACCGAGCCGGGGAACGCAACGGTGATGTTCAACACGTTCACCGGTATCGAGAAGGGCCGTATCGAGCGGCCGGGGGCGACTTTTGTGGTGCCGGGGGTCGATGGTCCGATTACCTACAATGTCCGCACGCGGGTCTTCCAGTTCACCAACAGCACCCCGGTCCCCAACCAGGCGGGTAGCGCCATCACCATCAACACCGCCGACGGCCAGGCCTTTTCGACCGATGTCTTCGTCGCCCTGCGCCCCAACCAGGCCGTGCTCGATCAGTTGCACGCGAACGTCGGCACCCGCTATATGGAAAACATCGTCGTGCCGACGGTGCGCTCGAAAGTGCGCGACGTGGCGGCCAACTACACCTCCGGCGATTTTTACAACAAGACCCGCCGCGCCGAGATGGAGCAGAAGATGACCGCCCTGATCGGCCGGGACATGCCCCAGGGTGTGCTGGAGAACAAGAAGGCGCCGCTGATTTTGATCGAGGATGTCTACCTGGGCACCGCCGAATTTCCAGAAGCACTGAAAGCTTCGCTGGAGCAAAAGCAGGTGGCCTCGATCACCGCCCAGACGGCGGCGGTCAAAGCCCAGATCCAGCAAAAAGAGACCACCCGCAAACTCATCCTGGCCGACGCCAACCGCAAAGCGATTGAACTGCAGGGCCAGGCCGCAGCCAGGAACGCCAAACTGGCCGATCTGCTCTTTTACGAAAAGCTCAAAGAGCGCATCGACATCGCCCGCGAAAAAGGCGCCGATATCCCGGTCAAGGTCATCCGCGTCGAGGGGGCCGAAAAATCGACGGTCTTCTTGAATGTCGATCCCCAGCGCGCCGCGGCAACCGCCACTCCCTGA
- a CDS encoding serpin family protein has protein sequence MQKVWWLAVALACLGGSVGAAAAPIGAAPVAERVEVPTFIQMREANLRFGFKLLSLINEAPLRANRERSPLAVERNVLLSPLGLGITLGRLLPSLPEPAQRAVASSLEWPNDGLIEPQAATALLAAQLTGADPQVQPVHAGLYWVEPGTPVKLGRDLSGNRVLESAFEGGAAPPEINRWIAAATGGQIGEALTPGPRRPGPLVVVDATVFEGIWSRAFDPQSSLQAPFTRLDGKQTTVWQMSRTGSFRYYETPGFQAVQLPFGGDGEWSMAVFVPAAGVPLRSFVRNLSDEKWRLWFEQFRMRDGSVTLPRLRLRYGQDLRRVLRALGMRPAFTRSEGEESLDAAGLLIDAVDQRTAFTVSETGITRPTAAAGSERFVLPLRPGEAPFTFSADRPFMFAVVNTYSGFVAMLGTVIDPTQP, from the coding sequence ATGCAGAAAGTCTGGTGGCTGGCGGTGGCGCTGGCCTGCTTGGGGGGATCGGTAGGAGCCGCCGCGGCGCCCATCGGGGCCGCACCGGTGGCCGAGCGGGTGGAGGTGCCGACGTTCATCCAGATGCGCGAGGCGAATTTGCGCTTTGGCTTCAAATTGCTCAGTCTGATCAACGAAGCGCCCCTGCGGGCGAATCGAGAGCGCTCCCCGCTGGCGGTCGAACGCAACGTACTGCTTTCGCCTCTGGGACTGGGGATCACCCTGGGCCGGTTGCTGCCCAGTTTGCCCGAGCCCGCGCAGCGGGCGGTGGCCAGTTCCCTCGAATGGCCCAACGACGGACTCATCGAACCGCAGGCGGCGACGGCGCTACTGGCTGCCCAGTTGACGGGGGCCGATCCCCAGGTACAGCCGGTACACGCCGGATTGTACTGGGTGGAGCCAGGCACGCCCGTGAAGCTGGGACGGGATCTTAGCGGCAATCGGGTGCTGGAGAGTGCCTTTGAAGGCGGGGCGGCTCCCCCCGAAATCAACCGCTGGATCGCCGCCGCCACCGGCGGCCAGATTGGCGAAGCGCTCACCCCCGGCCCCCGCCGGCCTGGTCCGCTGGTGGTGGTCGATGCGACCGTCTTCGAAGGGATCTGGAGCCGGGCTTTCGACCCCCAAAGCAGCCTCCAGGCTCCTTTTACCCGCTTGGACGGCAAGCAGACAACTGTCTGGCAGATGAGCCGGACGGGCAGTTTTCGCTACTACGAGACGCCTGGTTTTCAGGCGGTCCAGTTGCCCTTCGGCGGCGACGGCGAGTGGAGCATGGCGGTGTTTGTACCCGCCGCCGGGGTGCCTCTGCGGTCGTTTGTGCGCAACTTGAGCGACGAGAAATGGCGGCTGTGGTTCGAGCAATTTCGGATGCGCGACGGTAGCGTCACCCTGCCCCGCCTGCGCCTGCGCTACGGCCAGGATTTGCGCCGGGTGCTTCGAGCCCTCGGGATGCGGCCCGCCTTTACCCGCTCGGAGGGCGAGGAGAGCCTGGATGCAGCGGGGTTGCTCATCGACGCGGTCGATCAGCGGACCGCTTTTACGGTCTCGGAAACAGGGATCACCCGCCCGACTGCTGCCGCGGGCAGCGAGCGGTTCGTGCTGCCCCTGCGTCCGGGCGAGGCCCCCTTTACCTTCAGCGCCGATCGGCCGTTTATGTTCGCCGTGGTGAACACTTACTCCGGCTTCGTAGCGATGCTGGGCACCGTCATCGATCCGACCCAGCCCTGA
- a CDS encoding BolA family protein, with protein sequence MNTAQKIAALLKSHLHASVVEIEDQSDRHAGHAGAAGGGGHYNVLIVSERFGGLSAIRRHRLVYEALAAEMGSAIHALSLRALAPDEWQASADRPQ encoded by the coding sequence ATGAACACTGCCCAAAAAATTGCGGCGCTCCTCAAAAGCCACCTGCACGCCTCGGTGGTCGAAATCGAGGACCAGAGCGATCGCCACGCTGGACACGCCGGGGCGGCCGGGGGCGGTGGGCACTACAACGTGCTTATCGTCTCGGAGCGCTTCGGCGGTCTGTCTGCGATCCGCCGCCACCGGCTGGTCTACGAAGCGCTCGCCGCCGAGATGGGAAGCGCCATTCACGCCCTGTCGCTCAGGGCGCTCGCCCCCGACGAGTGGCAGGCTTCTGCAGACCGGCCTCAATAG
- a CDS encoding universal stress protein, protein MFTKILVALDQSASNELVFAKALALARLGGGSLMLMHVLSGDEDNSPGLVVPAITDFHPLSFDEQTLAFYRREWERYEQLGRAMLQMFAERAAAVGVIAEFSQSAGSPGPQICQLARAWSADLIVTGRRGRRGISEMLLGSISNYVLHHAPCSVLVVTGEADEGEPLPIEAGLQKPATRRGRAP, encoded by the coding sequence ATGTTCACAAAAATCCTCGTCGCCCTAGATCAGTCTGCCAGCAACGAACTGGTCTTCGCGAAAGCCTTGGCCCTCGCCCGCCTCGGCGGCGGATCGCTGATGCTGATGCACGTGCTGTCGGGGGACGAAGACAACAGCCCCGGCCTGGTCGTTCCGGCGATCACCGACTTCCACCCGCTCAGTTTCGACGAGCAGACCCTGGCGTTTTATCGCCGGGAGTGGGAGCGCTACGAGCAGTTGGGGCGGGCGATGCTCCAGATGTTTGCCGAGCGGGCCGCCGCCGTCGGGGTGATTGCCGAATTTAGCCAGAGCGCCGGCAGCCCCGGCCCGCAGATCTGCCAGTTGGCCCGCGCCTGGAGCGCCGATTTGATCGTCACCGGGCGGCGGGGACGGCGCGGCATCAGCGAGATGCTTCTAGGCAGCATCAGCAACTACGTCCTGCACCACGCCCCCTGCTCGGTGCTGGTGGTTACCGGCGAAGCGGACGAGGGCGAACCGTTGCCTATTGAGGCCGGTCTGCAGAAGCCTGCCACTCGTCGGGGGCGAGCGCCCTGA
- a CDS encoding prohibitin family protein, translated as MSAERQVWLSWAPQLVGVLILAFLLISLNPVRFVGNGENLVVFSWFGGIQKEPLQPGGHLILPVVSETIPFDIKTQALTWKDGGDSYGPRIVALTRDGQEIGAEVTMQFVVADPPKVYETLGTEYVDRIAPIVRSVISSETSGFSAQDLYSTKRPVLQAQIRERVAGDLSQYGINVLDLLLRDVNFSKDFVAAIEAKTISENQLARKAYEIDQATQDAKTLISEAQAEAGRLGAKADALTKNPEYLRVVQSGVLGETLDTLINR; from the coding sequence ATGTCCGCTGAACGGCAAGTCTGGCTCTCCTGGGCACCCCAACTGGTAGGGGTGCTAATTCTGGCGTTTTTGCTGATCAGTCTCAATCCGGTGCGCTTCGTAGGCAACGGCGAAAATCTGGTGGTCTTCTCCTGGTTCGGCGGCATCCAGAAGGAGCCGCTGCAGCCGGGCGGCCATTTGATCTTGCCGGTAGTGAGCGAGACGATTCCCTTTGATATTAAGACGCAGGCACTGACCTGGAAGGACGGCGGCGACAGTTACGGTCCGCGCATCGTTGCTCTGACCCGCGACGGTCAGGAAATCGGTGCGGAGGTAACGATGCAGTTTGTGGTGGCCGATCCCCCCAAGGTCTACGAAACCCTGGGGACCGAATATGTCGATCGCATCGCGCCGATTGTCCGCTCGGTGATCTCTTCGGAGACCAGTGGCTTCTCGGCGCAAGATCTCTATTCCACCAAGCGGCCGGTCCTGCAGGCGCAGATCCGCGAGCGGGTGGCAGGGGATCTAAGCCAGTACGGCATCAATGTGCTCGATCTTTTGCTGCGCGATGTGAATTTCAGCAAGGATTTCGTCGCCGCCATCGAGGCTAAGACCATCTCTGAAAATCAACTCGCCCGCAAAGCCTACGAAATCGACCAGGCCACCCAGGACGCCAAGACGTTGATTTCCGAAGCCCAGGCGGAGGCGGGCCGCCTCGGCGCCAAAGCCGACGCCCTCACCAAAAATCCCGAGTACTTGCGGGTGGTGCAGTCGGGGGTGTTGGGCGAGACCCTCGACACGCTGATCAACCGCTGA
- a CDS encoding TA system VapC family ribonuclease toxin — protein sequence MTYLLDVNVLLSLSDPMHVHHEAAHRWFAARGRSAWATCPITENGFIRIASHPGYPNRPGDVPVVMGILRQFCAAQGHHFWGANVSLLSMLHTGIVLTHSQITDIFLLGLAAHQGGKLATFDRRIAVDTVHGGNEALELIAP from the coding sequence ATGACCTACCTTCTAGATGTGAATGTGTTGCTTTCTTTGAGCGATCCGATGCACGTACACCATGAAGCGGCTCACCGCTGGTTTGCCGCCCGGGGGCGATCCGCCTGGGCAACCTGTCCCATCACCGAAAACGGCTTTATCCGCATTGCCAGCCATCCCGGTTATCCGAACCGGCCAGGAGATGTACCTGTGGTGATGGGTATCTTGCGTCAGTTTTGCGCGGCCCAGGGTCATCACTTTTGGGGCGCAAATGTCAGCCTTCTTTCGATGCTGCACACCGGTATAGTCCTTACACACTCTCAGATTACAGATATTTTTCTGCTTGGCCTGGCCGCTCACCAAGGCGGCAAACTGGCCACCTTCGACAGGCGAATTGCTGTCGATACGGTTCACGGTGGCAATGAAGCGTTGGAACTGATTGCTCCTTAA